Proteins from a single region of Verrucosispora sp. NA02020:
- a CDS encoding YqgE/AlgH family protein, whose product MQGEGQAIGGRATESMAGKLMVATPALKDPNFDRTVVLLVAHEPGGALGVVLNRATEVAVADVLRDWGDLARHPAVLFEGGPVQPDSAICLARMRQPVRRLKGFHQVSGAVGTLDLSVDPQRLRESVESIRVFAGYAGWGAGQLEQEIEDGSWFVLDALPGDAFVDRPDDLWPMVLRRQGGMMAAVAHFPPDVALN is encoded by the coding sequence ATGCAGGGAGAGGGGCAGGCGATCGGCGGACGGGCGACGGAGTCGATGGCGGGCAAGCTGATGGTGGCGACGCCAGCGCTGAAGGACCCGAACTTCGACCGCACAGTCGTGTTGCTGGTCGCGCACGAACCCGGCGGCGCGCTCGGCGTGGTGCTCAACCGGGCGACCGAGGTGGCAGTGGCCGACGTGCTGCGCGACTGGGGCGATCTGGCCCGCCATCCGGCCGTGTTGTTCGAGGGCGGCCCGGTGCAGCCCGACTCGGCGATCTGTCTGGCCCGGATGCGGCAGCCGGTCCGTCGACTCAAGGGCTTCCACCAGGTCTCCGGAGCGGTCGGCACGCTCGACCTCTCGGTCGACCCGCAGCGGCTGCGGGAGAGCGTGGAGAGCATCCGGGTCTTCGCCGGGTACGCGGGCTGGGGCGCGGGACAGTTGGAGCAGGAGATCGAGGACGGCTCCTGGTTCGTGCTGGACGCGCTGCCCGGTGACGCGTTCGTCGACCGTCCGGACGACCTGTGGCCGATGGTGCTGCGCAGGCAGGGCGGCATGATGGCCGCGGTGGCGCACTTCCCCCCGGACGTGGCACTGAACTGA
- the mdlC gene encoding benzoylformate decarboxylase, whose translation MTTVRDTTYELLRALGMTTVFGNPGSTEEPFLQDFPDDFHYVLALQEASAVGMADGYAQATGGPAHVNLHTAPGTGNAMGNIVTAWHNRTPLIVTAGQQTREMLLLEPRLTARHPTELPQPYVKWAHEPVRAQDVPAALMRAFATAVQPPTGPVFLSLPLDDWAQPADPPPQARTVATRFAPDPYRLAEFATVLAGSRSPAIVLGAAVDRAGAWEHAVALAERLAAPVWTAPAPERTAFPEDHPHFQGVLPFAIAPLAERLRGHDTVLVVGAPVFRYYPHVPGETLPDGVRLLHVTDDPEEAARAPVGDSLLGDAGLALAALADRVPPADRPPPPVRAEPSAVADTVPLSADALFAALAAHWPEDGVLVQESPSNLSALRRRLRFTRPGSYFTMASGGLGYGLPAAVGIALAQRDTGRHRPVVAVIGDGSFHYSVQALWTAAQLRLPLAVVVPVNQQYAILKAFADLKQTPGVPGLDLPGLDIAAIARGYGCAATVVDTPDGLGEALGTALRADGPTVLPVPIRTDIPPIL comes from the coding sequence ATGACAACGGTCCGGGACACCACCTACGAGCTGCTCCGCGCCCTCGGCATGACCACCGTCTTCGGCAACCCCGGTTCCACCGAGGAGCCCTTCCTCCAGGACTTCCCCGACGACTTCCACTACGTGCTGGCCCTCCAGGAGGCGTCGGCGGTGGGCATGGCCGACGGGTACGCCCAGGCCACCGGCGGGCCCGCCCACGTCAACCTGCACACCGCGCCGGGCACCGGCAACGCCATGGGCAACATCGTCACCGCCTGGCACAACCGGACCCCGCTGATCGTCACCGCCGGCCAGCAGACCCGGGAGATGCTGCTGCTCGAACCCCGACTCACCGCCCGGCACCCCACCGAGCTGCCGCAGCCGTACGTCAAGTGGGCCCACGAACCGGTCCGCGCGCAGGACGTACCGGCGGCGCTGATGCGGGCCTTCGCCACCGCCGTCCAGCCGCCGACCGGGCCGGTCTTCCTCTCCCTGCCGCTGGACGACTGGGCCCAGCCCGCCGACCCGCCACCCCAGGCCCGCACGGTGGCCACCCGGTTCGCTCCCGACCCGTACCGGCTCGCCGAGTTCGCCACGGTGTTGGCGGGCAGCCGGTCACCGGCGATCGTGCTCGGTGCCGCCGTGGACCGCGCCGGAGCATGGGAGCACGCGGTCGCGCTGGCCGAGCGGCTGGCCGCCCCGGTCTGGACGGCGCCCGCACCCGAGCGGACCGCCTTCCCCGAGGACCACCCGCACTTCCAGGGCGTCCTGCCCTTCGCGATCGCCCCGCTGGCCGAGCGCCTCCGCGGACACGACACGGTGCTGGTGGTCGGCGCCCCGGTGTTCCGCTACTACCCGCACGTACCGGGCGAGACGCTGCCCGACGGCGTACGCCTGCTGCACGTCACCGACGACCCGGAGGAGGCGGCCCGGGCACCGGTCGGCGACAGCCTGCTCGGCGACGCCGGGCTCGCCCTCGCCGCGCTGGCCGACCGGGTGCCACCCGCTGACCGGCCCCCACCGCCGGTCCGCGCCGAGCCCTCGGCGGTGGCGGACACCGTCCCGCTCAGCGCCGACGCCCTCTTCGCCGCGCTGGCCGCGCACTGGCCCGAGGACGGGGTGCTGGTGCAGGAGTCGCCGTCGAACCTCTCCGCCCTGCGGCGGCGGCTGCGGTTCACCCGGCCCGGTTCGTACTTCACCATGGCCAGCGGCGGGCTCGGCTACGGGCTGCCCGCGGCGGTCGGCATCGCGCTGGCGCAACGCGACACCGGCCGCCACCGACCGGTGGTCGCGGTGATCGGCGACGGCTCGTTCCACTACTCCGTGCAGGCGCTGTGGACCGCCGCCCAGTTGCGGCTGCCGCTGGCCGTGGTGGTGCCGGTGAACCAGCAGTACGCCATCCTCAAGGCGTTCGCCGACCTCAAGCAGACGCCCGGCGTACCCGGGCTGGACCTGCCCGGATTGGACATCGCGGCGATCGCGCGGGGCTACGGCTGTGCCGCCACCGTGGTCGACACTCCGGACGGGCTCGGCGAGGCGCTCGGCACCGCGCTGCGCGCCGACGGTCCGACCGTGCTGCCCGTCCCCATCCGCACCGACATCCCCCCGATCTTGTGA
- the ftsE gene encoding cell division ATP-binding protein FtsE, with protein sequence MIQLEQVTKTYPKASRPSLDNVSVSIDKGEFVFFIGPSGSGKSTIIKMLLHEVAPNKGRVVVNGKDVTSMRSWKRPHFRRSIGCVFQDFRLLPNRTAYENVAFALEVIGKTKAVARRVVPEVLELVGLGGKEHRYPHELSGGEQQRVAVARAFVNRPLILLADEPTGNLDPDTSIEIMRLLDRINRTGTTVVMVTHDSNIVNQMRRRVIEIESGRIVRDQARGVYG encoded by the coding sequence GTGATTCAGCTTGAGCAAGTGACGAAGACGTACCCGAAGGCGTCGCGGCCTTCGCTCGACAACGTGTCCGTGTCGATCGACAAGGGCGAGTTCGTCTTCTTCATCGGCCCATCCGGCTCCGGCAAGTCCACGATCATCAAGATGCTGCTCCACGAGGTGGCCCCCAACAAGGGTCGCGTCGTGGTGAACGGCAAGGACGTGACGTCGATGCGCTCCTGGAAGCGCCCGCACTTCCGTCGCTCGATCGGCTGCGTCTTCCAGGACTTCCGGCTGCTGCCGAACCGCACGGCGTACGAGAACGTGGCCTTTGCGCTCGAGGTGATCGGCAAGACCAAGGCGGTGGCCCGCCGGGTCGTGCCGGAGGTCCTGGAGCTGGTCGGTCTCGGCGGCAAGGAGCACCGTTACCCGCACGAGCTCTCCGGTGGTGAGCAGCAGCGTGTGGCGGTGGCCCGGGCGTTCGTGAACCGCCCGCTGATCCTGCTGGCGGACGAGCCGACCGGAAACCTGGACCCGGACACCTCCATCGAGATCATGCGCCTGCTGGACCGGATCAACCGCACCGGCACGACCGTCGTGATGGTCACGCACGACTCCAACATCGTGAACCAGATGCGGCGCCGCGTCATCGAGATCGAGAGTGGGCGCATCGTTCGCGACCAGGCCCGCGGCGTCTACGGGTGA
- the prfB gene encoding peptide chain release factor 2 — MTAADYAEQLKDLDATLRNIEAVLDLDRLRADKARLEQEASAPDLWDDQARAQQVTSQLSYVNGEIDKLGSLRARIDDANVLLELAEAEADSGVLTEVETEIAGLGKAVQEMEVRTLLSGEYDSREALVAIRAGAGGVDAADFAEMLLRMYLRWAERHGYPTEVYETSYAEEAGLKSATFTVKVPYAYGTLSVESGTHRLVRISPFDNQGRRQTSFAGVEVLPVVEQTDHIDIPENEMRIDVYRSSGPGGQSVNTTDSAVRITHIPTGIVVTCQNEKSQLQNKASALRVLQARLLERKRQEEQAKLQGLKTDAAGSWGDQMRSYVLHPYQMVKDLRTEQETGNPSSVFDGELDSFIEAGIRWRKQQQLAGDSA; from the coding sequence GTGACCGCTGCCGACTACGCCGAACAGCTCAAGGACCTCGACGCCACCCTGCGCAACATCGAGGCGGTGCTCGACCTCGATCGCCTGCGCGCGGACAAGGCCCGCCTGGAGCAGGAGGCGTCCGCCCCGGACCTGTGGGACGACCAGGCCCGGGCGCAGCAGGTGACCTCCCAGCTCTCCTACGTCAACGGGGAGATCGACAAGCTCGGCAGCCTGCGCGCGCGGATCGACGACGCGAACGTGCTGTTGGAGCTCGCCGAAGCCGAGGCCGACTCCGGTGTGCTCACCGAGGTCGAGACGGAGATCGCCGGACTGGGCAAGGCCGTCCAGGAGATGGAGGTCCGCACCCTGCTCTCCGGCGAGTACGACTCCCGGGAGGCGCTGGTGGCCATCCGGGCCGGCGCCGGTGGCGTGGACGCGGCGGACTTCGCCGAGATGCTGCTGCGGATGTACCTGCGCTGGGCGGAACGGCACGGCTACCCGACGGAGGTCTACGAGACCTCCTACGCCGAGGAGGCGGGCCTGAAGTCGGCCACCTTCACGGTGAAGGTGCCGTACGCGTACGGCACGCTCAGCGTGGAGTCGGGCACCCACCGGCTGGTGCGGATCAGTCCGTTCGACAACCAGGGCCGGCGGCAGACCAGCTTCGCCGGGGTCGAGGTGCTGCCGGTGGTGGAGCAGACCGACCACATCGACATCCCCGAGAACGAGATGCGGATCGACGTCTACCGGTCGTCCGGACCGGGTGGACAGAGCGTCAACACCACCGACTCCGCCGTGCGGATCACGCACATTCCGACCGGCATCGTGGTGACCTGCCAGAACGAGAAGTCCCAGCTCCAGAACAAGGCGTCGGCGTTGCGGGTGCTCCAGGCCCGGCTGTTGGAGCGCAAGCGCCAGGAGGAGCAGGCCAAGCTCCAGGGCCTGAAGACCGACGCGGCGGGCTCCTGGGGCGACCAGATGCGGTCGTACGTTCTGCACCCTTATCAGATGGTGAAGGATCTGCGGACCGAGCAGGAGACCGGCAACCCGAGTTCCGTCTTCGACGGTGAGCTGGACTCCTTCATCGAGGCGGGCATCCGCTGGCGCAAGCAGCAGCAACTGGCCGGCGACAGTGCGTGA
- a CDS encoding helix-turn-helix domain-containing protein, producing MEPRFLLLSDVATELNVSDSQVYHMVRSGELPAIKIGGRGQWRVERARLEEYIQHKYAETAEWVRGNPLADRDPE from the coding sequence GTGGAGCCGAGGTTCCTGCTCCTGTCCGACGTGGCCACCGAGCTGAACGTGTCGGACTCGCAGGTCTACCACATGGTACGCAGCGGCGAGCTACCCGCGATCAAGATCGGCGGTCGGGGCCAGTGGCGGGTGGAGCGTGCCCGGCTGGAGGAGTACATCCAGCACAAGTACGCGGAGACCGCCGAGTGGGTCCGAGGCAATCCGCTCGCCGATCGCGACCCGGAGTAG
- a CDS encoding excisionase family DNA-binding protein, which yields MPERYLTIPEVAARLGTTDRFPRRLIEERRIEFKRFGRHVRIAETVLNAYIDSCTVTPVRRIGRARRAA from the coding sequence ATGCCGGAGAGGTACCTGACGATCCCGGAAGTTGCTGCTCGCCTCGGCACCACCGACCGATTCCCGCGCCGGCTGATCGAGGAACGGCGCATCGAGTTCAAGCGGTTCGGCCGACACGTACGGATCGCGGAAACCGTCCTGAACGCCTATATCGACTCCTGCACCGTCACGCCGGTGCGCCGAATCGGCCGGGCACGGAGGGCCGCCTAG
- the pruA gene encoding L-glutamate gamma-semialdehyde dehydrogenase, whose amino-acid sequence MDAVFSVPEPHNEPVRAYEPGSTDRERLQRRLTELAAERIDLPMTIAGTQRMAGGDPIDVVQPHRHAHVLGVTGHATRDDARAAVAAAKEAAPGWRALPFEERAAIFLRAAELLAGPWRDTLNAATMLGQSKTAVQAEIDAACEFIDFLRFNVHFARKLLAEQPMSSPGVWNRFDHRPLEGFVYAVTPFNFTAIAGNLPSAPALLGNTVVWKPGPTQQFAAHFTMRLFEAAGLPPGVINMVTGRGEEVSDVVLADPDLAGIHFTGSTKVFQHLWRTVGENIAGYRGYPRLVGETGGKDFVVAHPSADVDALHTALIRGAFEYQGQKCSAASRAYVPRSIWDGGLRDRLAATADGLAYGDVTDFRNFGGAVIDDKAFARHTAALDLISGDDSCRVIAGGTADDSVGWFVRPTIFECGDPAHETFTTEYFGPILGVHVFDDTRFDDVVTQAESIAPYALTGSIFATDRRVVEAVAERMRYAAGNFYVNDKPTGAVVGQQPFGGARASGTNDKAGSWHNLVRWTSPRTIKETFVPPTDHTYPHMG is encoded by the coding sequence ATGGACGCCGTGTTCTCCGTACCCGAGCCACACAACGAGCCGGTACGCGCCTACGAGCCGGGCAGCACCGACCGGGAACGGCTCCAACGGCGGCTGACCGAACTCGCCGCCGAGCGTATCGACCTGCCGATGACCATCGCCGGCACCCAGCGGATGGCCGGCGGCGACCCGATCGACGTGGTCCAGCCGCACCGGCACGCGCACGTGCTCGGGGTGACCGGGCACGCCACCCGGGACGACGCGCGGGCCGCCGTCGCGGCGGCCAAGGAGGCCGCCCCCGGCTGGCGGGCCCTGCCCTTCGAGGAGCGCGCGGCGATCTTCCTGCGCGCCGCCGAACTGCTCGCCGGTCCGTGGCGCGACACCCTCAACGCGGCCACCATGCTCGGCCAGTCGAAGACCGCCGTGCAGGCCGAGATCGACGCCGCCTGCGAGTTCATCGACTTCCTGCGGTTCAACGTGCACTTCGCCCGCAAGCTCCTCGCCGAGCAGCCGATGTCCTCGCCCGGGGTGTGGAACCGGTTCGACCACCGGCCGCTGGAGGGCTTCGTCTACGCGGTCACCCCGTTCAACTTCACCGCGATCGCCGGCAACCTGCCCTCGGCACCGGCCCTGCTCGGCAACACCGTGGTCTGGAAGCCAGGCCCGACGCAGCAGTTCGCGGCGCACTTCACCATGCGGCTGTTCGAGGCGGCCGGGCTACCGCCCGGCGTGATCAACATGGTCACCGGTCGGGGCGAGGAGGTCTCCGACGTGGTGCTGGCCGACCCCGACCTGGCCGGCATCCACTTCACCGGCTCCACGAAGGTGTTCCAGCACCTGTGGCGCACGGTCGGGGAGAACATCGCCGGCTACCGTGGCTACCCGAGGCTGGTCGGCGAGACCGGCGGCAAGGACTTCGTCGTGGCGCACCCCAGCGCCGACGTCGACGCCCTGCACACCGCGCTGATCCGGGGCGCCTTCGAGTACCAGGGCCAGAAGTGCTCGGCCGCCTCCCGGGCGTACGTGCCGCGGTCGATCTGGGACGGCGGCCTGCGCGACCGGCTGGCCGCGACCGCGGACGGGCTCGCCTACGGCGACGTCACCGACTTCCGCAACTTCGGCGGCGCGGTCATCGACGACAAGGCGTTCGCCCGGCACACCGCCGCGCTGGACCTGATCTCCGGCGACGACAGTTGTCGGGTCATCGCGGGCGGCACCGCCGACGACTCGGTCGGCTGGTTCGTCCGCCCGACGATCTTCGAGTGCGGCGATCCCGCCCACGAGACCTTCACCACCGAGTACTTCGGCCCGATCCTCGGCGTGCACGTCTTCGACGACACCCGCTTCGACGACGTGGTCACCCAGGCCGAGTCGATCGCCCCGTACGCCCTGACCGGGTCGATCTTCGCCACCGACCGCCGGGTGGTCGAGGCGGTGGCCGAGCGGATGCGGTACGCGGCCGGCAACTTCTATGTCAACGACAAGCCGACCGGCGCGGTGGTCGGGCAGCAGCCCTTCGGCGGCGCCCGGGCCAGCGGCACCAACGACAAGGCCGGCTCCTGGCACAACCTGGTCCGCTGGACGTCGCCCCGGACGATCAAGGAGACCTTCGTGCCGCCCACCGACCACACCTACCCCCACATGGGCTGA
- the smpB gene encoding SsrA-binding protein SmpB yields the protein MPREKGRKVVASNKKARHDFAILDTYEAGMALTGTEVKSLRAGRASLVDAFAQERDGEMFLHGMHIPEYTQGTWTNHEPRRTRKLLLKRLEIDRLIGKIRESGLTLVPLQVYFQDGWAKVEIGLAKGKKAYDKRQDLAKRDADREIARAVGRRGKGMDS from the coding sequence ATGCCACGGGAAAAGGGACGCAAGGTCGTCGCCTCCAACAAGAAGGCCCGGCACGACTTCGCCATCCTCGACACGTACGAGGCGGGCATGGCGTTGACCGGCACCGAGGTGAAGTCGCTGCGGGCCGGGCGGGCGTCGCTCGTCGACGCGTTCGCCCAGGAACGTGACGGCGAGATGTTCCTGCACGGGATGCACATCCCCGAGTACACCCAGGGCACCTGGACCAACCACGAGCCCCGGCGGACCCGCAAGCTGCTGCTCAAGCGGCTGGAGATCGACCGGCTGATCGGCAAGATCCGGGAGAGCGGTCTGACGCTGGTGCCGTTGCAGGTCTACTTCCAGGACGGCTGGGCCAAGGTGGAGATCGGCCTCGCCAAGGGCAAGAAGGCGTACGACAAGCGCCAGGACCTCGCCAAGCGGGACGCGGACCGGGAGATCGCGCGGGCCGTCGGTCGGCGCGGCAAGGGGATGGATAGTTGA
- the ftsX gene encoding permease-like cell division protein FtsX, with amino-acid sequence MRMKYVLSEVLVGLWRNVTMTIAMIITMGVSLTMLGASGLIYTKVADMKQLYFENIEVSIFLEADVSEEQRTAIAGQLEADPLISQVTYVNKDEAFQRFQEMFRDSPDLLSAVKADQLPESYRLRLVDPEQYRTIADQYTGTAGVDQVVDQSQVLDKIFNLFTAGQNIALVAAVAMAVAALLLVANTIQVAAYSKRREVAVMKLVGASNWFIQAPFVLEAVVAGLIGSVLGLGALVALKVFLFDGALSALQGLFAPVSWGEILLTFPIMAGVGGLISAVTAWVTLRFYLRV; translated from the coding sequence ATGCGGATGAAATACGTCCTGTCCGAGGTACTGGTCGGACTGTGGCGCAACGTGACCATGACCATCGCGATGATCATCACGATGGGGGTCTCGCTGACCATGCTCGGCGCCAGCGGCCTGATCTACACCAAGGTCGCCGACATGAAGCAGCTCTACTTCGAGAACATCGAGGTCTCGATCTTCCTTGAGGCCGATGTCTCCGAGGAGCAGCGGACCGCGATCGCCGGCCAACTGGAGGCCGACCCGCTGATCTCGCAGGTCACCTATGTCAACAAGGACGAGGCGTTCCAGCGCTTCCAGGAGATGTTCCGCGACTCGCCGGACCTGCTGAGCGCGGTCAAGGCCGACCAGTTGCCGGAGTCGTACCGGCTCAGGCTGGTGGACCCGGAGCAGTACCGGACCATCGCCGACCAGTACACCGGGACGGCCGGCGTCGACCAGGTCGTCGACCAGAGTCAGGTGCTCGACAAGATCTTCAACCTCTTCACCGCCGGGCAGAACATCGCACTCGTCGCGGCCGTCGCGATGGCTGTCGCGGCGCTGCTGCTGGTGGCCAACACGATCCAGGTGGCGGCGTACAGCAAGCGGCGTGAGGTCGCGGTCATGAAACTGGTCGGTGCCTCCAACTGGTTCATCCAGGCACCGTTCGTGCTGGAGGCGGTGGTCGCCGGTCTGATCGGCTCGGTCCTCGGCCTCGGAGCGCTGGTCGCCTTGAAGGTGTTCCTCTTCGACGGCGCGCTCAGCGCTCTCCAGGGGCTCTTCGCGCCGGTGAGCTGGGGCGAGATCCTGCTGACCTTCCCGATCATGGCCGGTGTCGGTGGTTTGATCAGCGCGGTCACCGCCTGGGTCACCCTCCGCTTCTACCTGCGGGTCTAA
- a CDS encoding Rv3235 family protein, which produces MTDLRRPGPPRPPVRLRPAPAFDPPFLDEDATGWPVPVHGQLALDLFAGAGPWPVRREPDRPPTRRPVLGAIPLVDEAGPHTRPAPSGPGADRSRRLPPDALVTATPAATRVAHRFVATCLEVFNGFRPPVQLRRHLDPARTAHLLPELARAAARGAPATPRRRSTRPGLRLRRLRVCEPRPAAIEVAVVLTGAAGRTWAMALRLEHRRGTWLCTDLRVL; this is translated from the coding sequence ATGACCGACCTCCGGCGACCCGGGCCGCCCCGCCCTCCCGTGCGGCTGCGACCCGCCCCCGCGTTCGACCCGCCGTTCCTGGACGAGGACGCCACCGGCTGGCCCGTCCCGGTGCACGGCCAGCTCGCCCTCGACCTCTTCGCCGGGGCCGGGCCGTGGCCCGTCCGGCGTGAGCCCGACCGGCCGCCCACCCGACGTCCGGTCCTCGGCGCGATTCCCCTGGTCGACGAAGCCGGGCCGCACACCCGCCCGGCACCGTCCGGGCCGGGGGCTGACCGGTCCCGACGACTGCCGCCCGACGCCCTGGTCACGGCCACTCCGGCGGCCACCCGGGTGGCGCACCGTTTCGTGGCGACCTGCCTGGAGGTGTTCAACGGCTTCCGGCCGCCGGTGCAGTTGCGGCGCCACCTCGACCCGGCCCGCACCGCCCACCTGCTGCCCGAGTTGGCCAGGGCCGCCGCCCGAGGCGCCCCGGCCACGCCCCGCCGCCGGTCCACCCGCCCCGGTCTCCGGCTGCGTCGACTGCGTGTCTGCGAGCCGCGTCCGGCCGCCATCGAGGTCGCCGTGGTGCTCACCGGGGCCGCCGGCCGCACCTGGGCGATGGCGCTCCGCCTGGAACACCGACGCGGCACCTGGCTCTGCACCGACCTCCGCGTCCTCTGA
- a CDS encoding PadR family transcriptional regulator, producing MAESGVNPTAAALLGLLHEGPMTGGQLMAAAERRLAPYWSMTRSQVYRELPVLAERGFVRLGKPGPRMSQPYAITAAGKRTFSRWLAEDPGRDTIRNPIALRIAFGQLHSSSQLKNLQVAANEYHTEALARVREQVKSAKKEGDNFDASALEFAVAYHKAALTWLKSAPVG from the coding sequence ATGGCGGAATCCGGAGTCAACCCCACGGCGGCGGCCCTACTCGGGCTGCTCCACGAGGGACCCATGACAGGTGGCCAGTTGATGGCCGCCGCCGAGCGCCGACTGGCGCCGTACTGGTCGATGACCCGCAGCCAGGTCTACCGGGAGTTGCCGGTGCTGGCCGAGCGGGGCTTCGTCCGGCTGGGCAAACCCGGGCCGCGGATGAGTCAACCGTACGCGATCACGGCCGCCGGCAAGCGGACATTCTCCCGCTGGCTCGCGGAGGACCCCGGGCGGGACACCATCCGCAACCCGATCGCCCTGCGTATCGCCTTCGGCCAGTTGCACTCGTCGAGCCAGCTCAAGAACCTCCAGGTGGCGGCCAACGAGTACCACACCGAGGCCCTGGCCCGGGTCCGTGAGCAGGTCAAGAGCGCCAAGAAGGAAGGCGACAACTTCGACGCCAGCGCGTTGGAGTTCGCCGTGGCCTACCACAAGGCCGCCCTGACCTGGCTCAAGAGCGCCCCCGTCGGCTGA
- a CDS encoding site-specific integrase — translation MAGNSKGRKRRFGSVRKLPSGAWQARYTAADGLPRKAPSTFDTKRAAEQWLVETEAEMLRGEWLDPDAGKITLSEYADRWMRERDLKARTREEYERHIRLHVRPQLGDHPLNEISAPHIRKWRADRLADGVGKPTVAKTYRILHAILATAVDDDLIRRNPCRVKGAGQDKAEERPTATLHQVFAIAEAIQPRYRLLVLLAAFAQLRFGELVALRRRDIDLRTMELRVRRATAEMEDGTQIDDDPKSEAGKRPISLPAGLRTDVEWHLAQFAEGGPNGRLFLGAQRGIPRRRNFNRIWRKALAAAGVPTDLGLHLHDLRHTGSTWSAQSGATLKELMARIGHSSTRAAMIYQHATRDRDHAIAAALDALIEEARGKISA, via the coding sequence ATGGCCGGCAACTCCAAGGGGCGTAAGCGCCGCTTCGGCAGCGTCAGGAAGCTGCCGTCCGGCGCGTGGCAAGCCCGATACACCGCAGCAGACGGGTTGCCACGTAAGGCACCGAGCACCTTTGACACGAAGCGGGCCGCCGAACAGTGGTTGGTCGAAACCGAGGCCGAGATGCTACGCGGTGAATGGCTCGACCCCGACGCGGGAAAGATCACGCTGAGCGAGTACGCCGATCGGTGGATGCGCGAGCGCGATCTCAAGGCACGCACGCGAGAGGAGTACGAGCGGCATATCCGCCTTCACGTCCGGCCGCAGCTCGGCGACCACCCGCTCAACGAAATCAGCGCGCCGCACATCCGGAAATGGCGCGCGGACCGGCTGGCCGATGGTGTGGGAAAACCGACCGTGGCGAAGACGTACCGCATCCTTCACGCGATTCTCGCCACCGCCGTTGACGACGACCTGATACGCCGGAACCCTTGCCGCGTCAAGGGCGCCGGTCAGGACAAGGCCGAGGAACGGCCCACGGCCACGCTGCACCAGGTATTCGCGATTGCCGAAGCCATCCAACCGCGCTACCGACTGCTCGTGCTGCTCGCTGCGTTCGCGCAACTGCGGTTCGGTGAACTGGTGGCGCTGCGCCGACGGGACATCGACTTGCGGACGATGGAGCTACGGGTACGCCGCGCTACCGCCGAGATGGAGGACGGCACGCAGATTGACGACGACCCGAAATCCGAGGCGGGAAAACGACCGATCAGCCTGCCAGCCGGTCTACGTACCGACGTGGAATGGCACCTCGCGCAGTTCGCCGAGGGCGGTCCCAACGGCCGGTTGTTCCTCGGCGCGCAGCGCGGCATCCCACGCCGCCGCAACTTCAACCGGATCTGGCGAAAGGCCCTGGCCGCCGCTGGCGTCCCGACCGACCTCGGCCTGCACCTACACGACCTGCGACACACCGGCAGTACCTGGTCGGCACAGAGTGGCGCCACGCTCAAAGAACTGATGGCCCGGATCGGCCATTCGAGCACCCGCGCAGCGATGATCTACCAGCACGCGACCCGTGATCGCGATCACGCCATCGCCGCCGCTTTGGACGCCCTGATCGAAGAGGCGCGAGGCAAGATCAGCGCGTGA